One part of the Caproiciproducens sp. CPB-2 genome encodes these proteins:
- a CDS encoding UTP--glucose-1-phosphate uridylyltransferase — MKVTKAVIPAAGLGTRVLPATKSMPKEMLPIVDKPAIQYIVEEAVRSGITDILIITNRGKGLIEDHFDRVPELEAKLTSGGPDKEKILKEIIDLSHEANIYFVRQKETKGLGHAVNCARSFVGDEPFAVLYGDDVIIGEDPACGQLIRAYDEFGKGVLGVKQVTAEAITKYSSLKVEPIHDNYFSCTDMIEKPSPDKIMSLYSILGRCVLTPDIFDILDRTQPGAGGEIQLTDAMCALARSVGMVAVDFTGKRYDMGNKLGIMQAQVEVALKHPDIGPQFRAYLKELCKTL, encoded by the coding sequence ATGAAAGTAACAAAAGCTGTCATTCCGGCCGCCGGACTGGGAACCCGCGTGCTGCCGGCAACCAAATCCATGCCGAAGGAAATGCTGCCGATTGTGGACAAGCCCGCCATCCAGTATATTGTGGAGGAAGCCGTCCGTTCCGGTATCACGGATATCCTGATTATCACCAACCGCGGCAAGGGACTGATTGAGGACCACTTTGACCGTGTGCCGGAACTGGAGGCAAAACTGACCAGCGGCGGCCCGGATAAGGAAAAGATTTTAAAGGAAATTATCGATCTCTCCCACGAGGCGAACATTTACTTTGTCCGTCAGAAGGAAACCAAGGGCCTTGGCCACGCGGTAAACTGCGCCCGCTCCTTCGTCGGCGACGAGCCGTTCGCGGTCCTGTACGGCGACGACGTCATCATCGGCGAGGACCCCGCCTGCGGCCAGCTGATCCGGGCTTACGACGAGTTCGGCAAGGGCGTTTTGGGCGTGAAGCAGGTGACCGCCGAAGCGATCACCAAATACAGCTCCCTGAAGGTGGAGCCGATCCACGATAACTACTTCAGCTGTACGGATATGATCGAAAAGCCGTCCCCGGACAAAATCATGTCCCTGTATTCCATTCTGGGCAGATGTGTCCTGACGCCGGATATCTTTGATATTCTGGACCGGACCCAGCCGGGCGCGGGCGGGGAAATCCAGCTGACCGACGCCATGTGCGCGCTGGCCCGCTCCGTGGGCATGGTCGCGGTGGACTTTACCGGAAAGCGCTACGACATGGGAAACAAGCTGGGCATCATGCAGGCACAGGTGGAGGTTGCGCTGAAGCACCCGGATATCGGGCCCCAGTTCAGGGCGTACCTGAAGGAGCTTTGCAAAACGCTGTAA
- a CDS encoding RING finger protein, translating to MIDYTGLNCPVCGKPFTRDDDIVVCPECGAPYHRECYAKVGKCVFSDKHGTPAAWTPPQKEPKSADPAANGAENRTKRCPRCGSLNSQNAMFCDHCGQSLTMNQQDVAGFPKSGGFPQNGFPQNGFPQNGFPQAGGPFPSGQPGQPGQPVPFIFDPMGGVNPNEPIGSVPAGDLAKLVQGNTQYYLPVFLNLKRFHRNRFNFSAFLFSGGWMLYRKQYRIGSVITAVMTVLYLISTYVSLNFSMPLLESLMQQQGISIDTVSPTYSQLLQVSEQLAQQPVQQILLFCVPTIIALIQIAIMLVVGFNGNKWYLNHCIGKIEQIHHHTPEATLAAIQLQEQGGVNTSLAIGLLICYMIVFYLPQIF from the coding sequence ATGATTGACTATACAGGTTTAAACTGCCCTGTCTGCGGAAAACCTTTTACACGGGACGACGATATCGTCGTCTGCCCCGAATGCGGCGCGCCGTATCACCGCGAGTGCTACGCGAAGGTGGGCAAATGCGTTTTTTCGGACAAACACGGCACCCCTGCCGCGTGGACTCCCCCGCAGAAGGAACCGAAGTCCGCCGACCCGGCGGCAAACGGGGCGGAAAACAGAACCAAACGCTGTCCGCGCTGCGGCAGTCTGAATTCACAGAACGCGATGTTCTGTGACCATTGCGGCCAGTCGCTGACCATGAACCAGCAGGATGTCGCCGGTTTCCCCAAAAGCGGCGGTTTTCCTCAGAACGGCTTTCCCCAGAACGGATTCCCTCAGAACGGCTTTCCCCAGGCGGGTGGCCCCTTTCCGTCGGGCCAGCCAGGTCAGCCGGGCCAGCCCGTGCCGTTTATCTTTGACCCGATGGGCGGCGTGAACCCCAACGAGCCGATCGGCAGCGTCCCGGCGGGAGACCTCGCCAAGCTGGTACAGGGCAATACCCAGTATTATCTGCCGGTATTCCTCAATCTCAAGCGTTTTCACAGAAACCGTTTCAATTTCAGCGCGTTCCTGTTTTCGGGCGGCTGGATGCTGTACCGCAAACAGTACAGAATCGGTTCCGTGATTACCGCGGTCATGACCGTCCTGTACCTGATTTCCACCTATGTGTCCCTTAATTTTTCCATGCCGCTGCTGGAATCCCTGATGCAGCAGCAGGGAATTTCCATCGATACGGTTTCGCCCACCTATTCCCAGCTGCTGCAGGTTTCGGAGCAGCTTGCACAGCAGCCGGTCCAGCAGATTCTTCTGTTCTGCGTGCCGACCATCATTGCGCTGATCCAGATCGCCATCATGCTGGTGGTGGGATTTAACGGGAACAAGTGGTATTTGAATCACTGCATCGGTAAGATCGAGCAGATCCATCATCATACGCCGGAGGCGACCCTTGCCGCGATTCAGCTGCAGGAGCAGGGCGGCGTGAACACTTCTCTGGCAATCGGCCTTTTGATCTGTTACATGATTGTGTTCTATCTGCCTCAAATATTTTAG